From Saccharothrix espanaensis DSM 44229, the proteins below share one genomic window:
- a CDS encoding class I SAM-dependent methyltransferase yields MVGTVTSDDLSARRANSFGAQAATYAEHRPDYPATAIRWSLEPLGGGPQQVLDLAAGTGKLTGGLVAEGHHVTAVEPDESMLSELVRQHGGVRALPGTAERIPLPDGTMDAVLVGQAFHWFDKAKALTEIARVLRPGGVLASLWNDSDVTVPWVAKLNELGKSTVSHQHSVEEDIPEHEAYKDVETRKFPHTHRRTAESLVATIGTHSHTLVISAAEREELLTSLLTYLKSNPETATGEFDFPLVTEATRLQRR; encoded by the coding sequence ATGGTGGGGACGGTGACGAGTGATGACTTGAGTGCTCGCCGGGCGAACTCCTTCGGAGCACAGGCCGCCACGTACGCCGAACACCGCCCGGACTACCCGGCGACCGCCATCCGGTGGTCGCTGGAACCCCTGGGCGGCGGACCGCAACAGGTGCTGGACCTGGCGGCGGGAACCGGAAAACTCACCGGAGGACTCGTCGCGGAAGGCCACCACGTCACGGCCGTGGAGCCCGACGAGTCGATGCTGTCGGAGTTGGTGCGCCAACACGGAGGCGTAAGGGCGCTACCGGGAACAGCGGAACGCATCCCCCTTCCGGACGGCACCATGGACGCCGTACTGGTGGGACAAGCGTTCCACTGGTTCGACAAGGCGAAGGCGCTGACCGAGATCGCCCGGGTCCTGCGCCCAGGAGGCGTCCTGGCCAGCCTGTGGAACGACTCCGACGTAACGGTGCCGTGGGTCGCGAAGCTCAACGAGTTGGGCAAGTCGACCGTGAGCCACCAGCACTCGGTGGAAGAAGACATCCCGGAACACGAGGCGTACAAGGACGTGGAAACCCGGAAGTTCCCCCACACGCACCGCCGAACGGCGGAGTCCCTGGTGGCGACGATCGGCACCCACTCCCACACCCTCGTGATCTCGGCAGCGGAACGGGAGGAACTGCTGACGTCCCTGCTGACCTACCTGAAAAGCAACCCGGAAACGGCAACGGGCGAGTTCGACTTCCCGTTGGTGACAGAAGCGACCCGCCTTCAGCGCCGCTAA
- the lysS gene encoding lysine--tRNA ligase, translating to MSEQPANPTATSDDDLPEQLRVRREKRARLLERGVDPYPVEVPRTHTLREVRERHQGLEPDVTTGEIVGVTGRVMFIRNTGKLCFATLREGDGTELQAMLSLNGVGEQALAEWKSDVDLGDHVFVRGEVITSRRGELSVMAQEWRLAAKSLRPLPVAHKELAEETRIRQRYVDLIVREQARDTVRSRAAVVRSLRDSFHRRGFVEVETPMLQTLQGGASARPFVTHSNALDIDLFLRIAPELYLKRCVVGGIEQVFEINRNFRNEGMDSSHSPEFSMLEYYEAYATYETNAVLTRELVQEAALAVAGTHQVTLADGSEYDLGGEWTTLGMYESLSDAAGEAVTPETSAEELRKLADRVGLEVDPKLGHGKLVEELWEHLVGDGLHAPTFVRDFPVETSPLTRRHRTRPGVAEKWDLYVRGFELATGYSELVDPVAQRERLEAQARLSAAGDVEAMPVDEDFLRSLEYGMPPSGGVGMGIDRLLMAITGLGIRETILFPLVRPE from the coding sequence GTGAGTGAGCAGCCTGCGAACCCTACCGCCACCAGTGACGACGATCTTCCCGAGCAGCTTCGGGTGCGCCGGGAGAAGCGGGCGCGGCTGCTGGAACGCGGGGTGGACCCCTATCCGGTCGAAGTGCCCCGGACGCACACGTTGCGTGAGGTCCGGGAACGGCACCAGGGGCTCGAACCCGATGTCACCACCGGTGAGATCGTCGGTGTCACCGGACGGGTGATGTTCATCCGCAACACCGGGAAGTTGTGCTTCGCCACGCTGCGCGAGGGTGACGGCACCGAACTCCAGGCCATGCTGAGCCTGAACGGGGTGGGCGAGCAGGCGCTCGCCGAGTGGAAGTCCGACGTCGACCTGGGCGACCACGTGTTCGTGCGCGGCGAGGTCATCACCTCCCGGCGCGGCGAACTGTCCGTGATGGCCCAGGAGTGGCGGCTGGCGGCGAAGTCGTTGCGGCCGCTCCCGGTCGCCCACAAGGAACTGGCCGAGGAGACCCGCATCCGGCAGCGGTACGTGGACCTGATCGTGCGCGAGCAGGCCCGCGACACCGTGCGCAGCCGGGCCGCCGTGGTGCGCTCCCTGCGGGACTCGTTCCACCGGCGCGGTTTCGTCGAGGTCGAGACGCCGATGCTGCAGACGTTGCAGGGCGGTGCGTCCGCCCGGCCGTTCGTCACCCACTCGAACGCGCTGGACATCGACCTCTTCCTGCGCATCGCCCCGGAGCTGTACCTCAAGCGCTGCGTGGTGGGCGGGATCGAGCAGGTCTTCGAGATCAACCGGAACTTCCGCAACGAGGGGATGGATTCGTCCCATTCGCCCGAGTTCTCCATGTTGGAGTACTACGAGGCGTACGCCACCTACGAGACGAACGCGGTCCTCACCCGCGAGCTGGTCCAGGAGGCCGCCCTGGCGGTGGCGGGCACGCACCAGGTGACGCTCGCCGACGGCTCGGAGTACGACCTGGGCGGTGAGTGGACCACGCTCGGCATGTACGAGTCGCTGTCCGACGCCGCCGGCGAGGCCGTCACGCCGGAGACCTCCGCCGAGGAGCTGCGCAAGCTCGCGGACCGGGTCGGCCTGGAGGTGGACCCGAAGCTCGGGCACGGCAAGCTGGTCGAGGAACTCTGGGAGCACCTGGTCGGCGACGGGCTGCACGCACCCACGTTTGTCCGTGATTTCCCGGTCGAGACCTCGCCGCTCACCCGGCGGCACCGCACCCGGCCCGGGGTGGCCGAAAAGTGGGACCTGTACGTGCGCGGATTCGAGTTGGCCACGGGATACTCCGAACTGGTCGACCCGGTGGCGCAGCGGGAGCGGCTGGAAGCCCAGGCGCGGTTGAGTGCCGCCGGGGACGTCGAGGCCATGCCGGTGGACGAAGACTTTCTGCGATCGCTGGAGTACGGAATGCCACCGAGCGGTGGTGTGGGAATGGGCATCGACCGACTGCTGATGGCCATCACCGGCCTCGGTATCCGGGAGACGATCCTGTTCCCCCTCGTGCGACCTGAATGA
- a CDS encoding histone-like nucleoid-structuring protein Lsr2 — protein MAQKVTVTLVDDLDGGKAEETVGFGLDGVSYEIDLSSGNAGKLRDALADFVAGARKAGGRKRGPGRPAGVKAARPASADREQNQAIREWARKQGMKVSDRGRIPAEVLEAYHQQG, from the coding sequence ATGGCGCAGAAGGTCACCGTGACCCTGGTCGATGACCTGGACGGCGGGAAGGCGGAGGAGACGGTCGGCTTCGGTTTGGACGGTGTGTCCTACGAGATCGACCTTTCTTCGGGCAATGCGGGCAAGCTCCGCGATGCACTCGCCGACTTCGTCGCCGGCGCTCGCAAGGCCGGGGGCCGCAAGCGCGGTCCGGGCCGTCCGGCCGGTGTGAAGGCCGCACGTCCCGCATCCGCTGATCGCGAGCAGAACCAGGCCATTCGGGAGTGGGCCCGCAAGCAGGGGATGAAGGTGTCCGATCGTGGACGTATCCCCGCCGAGGTGCTGGAGGCCTACCACCAGCAGGGCTGA
- a CDS encoding (2Fe-2S)-binding protein, with protein MTVPAPTATRESPLATTITRANTLTDWCEVSLHLPPPGTPTSSAPAFPAPSGSGSTPTPGWTVTEALLSSPAGFTSWRAELAIWLREHYGDAPERTTGGYVMSWYLSTVGLLGGTLFHLARRVPSLRPADVAIRVGTTGRPHVVGVALLTDEFACLPDDPARDHPSATVVADDQALAALLRARFAAHAARFVTTFGPMVRFGRRQLWAAATDALDSAAWNAGQLCGDEAAGVADAALLLPDKTAPFTSASTLRATGTGWTRRRESCCFHFALPDAEVCATCPRQG; from the coding sequence ATGACCGTACCCGCACCCACGGCCACCCGAGAGAGCCCCCTCGCCACAACCATCACCCGGGCCAACACCCTCACCGACTGGTGCGAGGTAAGCCTCCACCTCCCGCCCCCCGGCACCCCCACCTCCTCCGCCCCCGCCTTCCCCGCTCCCTCCGGCTCCGGCTCCACCCCCACCCCCGGCTGGACCGTCACCGAAGCACTGCTCTCCAGCCCGGCAGGCTTCACCTCGTGGCGGGCCGAGTTGGCGATCTGGCTGCGCGAGCACTACGGCGACGCACCCGAGCGCACCACCGGCGGGTACGTGATGAGCTGGTACCTGAGCACCGTCGGCCTGCTCGGCGGCACGCTGTTCCACCTGGCCAGGCGGGTGCCCTCGCTGCGCCCCGCCGACGTGGCGATCCGGGTCGGGACCACCGGCCGGCCGCACGTCGTGGGCGTGGCGTTGCTCACCGACGAGTTCGCCTGCCTGCCCGACGACCCCGCGCGCGACCACCCGTCCGCCACCGTCGTCGCCGACGACCAGGCCCTGGCCGCGCTGCTGCGCGCCCGGTTCGCCGCGCACGCGGCGCGGTTCGTGACCACGTTCGGCCCCATGGTCCGGTTCGGCCGCCGGCAGCTGTGGGCCGCCGCGACCGACGCCCTGGACAGCGCGGCCTGGAACGCCGGTCAGCTGTGCGGCGACGAGGCGGCCGGCGTCGCCGACGCGGCACTGCTGCTACCGGACAAAACGGCCCCGTTCACCTCGGCGTCCACTCTGCGCGCGACCGGAACCGGGTGGACCCGCCGCCGGGAAAGCTGCTGCTTCCACTTCGCGCTGCCCGACGCGGAAGTCTGCGCCACCTGCCCGCGCCAGGGCTGA
- a CDS encoding ATP-dependent Clp protease ATP-binding subunit: MFERFTDRARRVVVLAQEEARMLNHNYIGTEHILLGLIHEGEGVAAKALESLGIALEGVRQQVEEIIGQGQQAPSGHIPFTPRAKKVLELSLREALQLGHNYIGTEHILLGLIREGEGVAAQVLVKLGADLNRVRQQVLQLLSGYSTSKETAESGGRGEGTPSSSLVLDQFGRNLTASAREGKLDPVIGRTKEIERVMQVLSRRTKNNPVLIGEPGVGKTAVVEGLAQMVVKGEVPETLKDKQLYTLDLGSLVAGSRYRGDFEERLKKVLKEIRTRGDIILFIDEIHTLVGAGAAEGAIDAASILKPMLARGELQTIGATTLDEYRKYVEKDPALERRFQPIQVGEPSLEHTIEILKGLRDRYEAHHRVSITDSALVAAATLADRYINDRFLPDKAIDLIDEAGARMRIRRMTAPPDLREFDEKIADVRREKESAIDAQDFERAAKLRDSEKQLLGQKAEREKQWKDGDLDVVAEVDDEQIAEVLANWTGIPVFKLTEEETTRLLRMEDELHKRIIGQVDAVKAVSQAIRRTRAGLKDPKRPSGSFIFAGPSGVGKTELSKALAQFLFGEDDALIQIDMGEFHDRYTASRLFGAPPGYVGYEEGGQLTEKVRRKPFSVVLFDEIEKAHQEVYNTLLQVLEDGRLTDGQGRTVDFKNTVIIFTSNLGTSDISKAVGLGFTSGQDTASNYERMKNKVNDELKKHFRPEFLNRIDDIIVFHQLTQDEIIKMVDLMIARVETQLKNKDMAIELTDRAKMLLAKRGFDPVLGARPLRRTIQREIEDQLSEKILFGEIQPGQIIITDVEGWDGESEADDKAHFVFRGESKPLSVPDAPPVDLAASSGASAGGDAGEGEADSA; encoded by the coding sequence ATGTTCGAAAGGTTCACCGACCGCGCGAGGCGGGTGGTTGTCCTGGCCCAAGAAGAGGCCCGGATGCTCAACCACAACTACATCGGCACCGAACACATCCTCTTGGGGTTGATCCACGAGGGTGAAGGTGTCGCCGCCAAGGCGCTGGAGTCGTTGGGGATCGCGCTGGAGGGCGTCCGCCAGCAGGTCGAGGAGATCATCGGCCAGGGCCAGCAGGCCCCGTCCGGCCACATCCCCTTCACCCCGCGCGCCAAGAAGGTGCTCGAGCTGTCGTTGCGGGAGGCGCTTCAGCTCGGCCACAACTACATCGGCACGGAGCACATCCTGCTCGGCCTGATCCGCGAGGGCGAAGGCGTCGCCGCGCAGGTCCTGGTCAAGCTGGGCGCGGACCTCAACCGCGTCCGCCAGCAGGTGTTGCAGCTCCTGTCCGGCTACTCCACCAGCAAGGAGACGGCGGAGTCCGGCGGCCGCGGTGAGGGCACCCCGTCCTCGTCCCTGGTCCTCGACCAGTTCGGGCGCAACCTGACCGCCAGCGCGCGGGAGGGCAAGCTCGACCCGGTGATCGGGCGCACCAAGGAGATCGAGCGGGTCATGCAGGTGCTGTCCCGCCGCACCAAGAACAACCCGGTCCTGATCGGCGAGCCCGGCGTGGGCAAGACCGCCGTGGTCGAGGGGCTGGCGCAGATGGTCGTCAAGGGCGAGGTGCCCGAGACGCTCAAGGACAAGCAGCTCTACACCCTCGACCTGGGCTCGCTGGTGGCCGGCTCGCGCTACCGCGGTGACTTCGAGGAGCGCCTGAAGAAGGTGCTCAAGGAGATCCGCACCCGCGGCGACATCATCCTGTTCATCGACGAGATCCACACGTTGGTGGGGGCGGGTGCGGCGGAGGGCGCGATCGACGCGGCCTCGATCCTGAAGCCGATGCTGGCGCGGGGCGAGTTGCAGACGATCGGCGCGACCACGCTCGACGAGTACCGCAAGTACGTCGAGAAGGACCCCGCCCTGGAGCGCCGGTTCCAGCCGATCCAGGTCGGCGAGCCGTCGCTGGAGCACACGATCGAGATCCTCAAGGGTCTGCGCGACCGGTACGAGGCCCACCACCGGGTGTCGATCACCGACTCGGCGCTGGTGGCCGCGGCGACGCTGGCCGACCGGTACATCAACGACCGGTTCCTGCCGGACAAGGCCATCGACCTCATCGACGAGGCGGGCGCGCGGATGCGCATCCGCCGGATGACCGCGCCGCCGGACCTGCGCGAGTTCGACGAGAAGATCGCCGACGTGCGTCGCGAGAAGGAATCCGCGATCGACGCGCAGGACTTCGAGCGCGCCGCCAAGCTGCGCGACTCCGAGAAGCAGCTGCTGGGCCAGAAGGCCGAGCGGGAGAAGCAGTGGAAGGACGGCGACCTCGACGTCGTCGCCGAGGTGGACGACGAGCAGATCGCCGAGGTCCTGGCGAACTGGACCGGCATCCCGGTGTTCAAGCTCACCGAGGAGGAGACCACCCGGCTGCTCCGCATGGAGGACGAGCTGCACAAGCGGATCATCGGCCAGGTCGACGCGGTCAAGGCCGTGTCGCAGGCGATCCGCCGCACCCGCGCCGGTCTGAAGGACCCGAAGCGCCCGTCCGGCTCGTTCATCTTCGCCGGCCCGTCCGGCGTGGGCAAGACCGAGCTGTCCAAGGCGCTGGCGCAGTTCCTGTTCGGCGAGGACGACGCGCTCATCCAGATCGACATGGGCGAGTTCCACGACCGGTACACCGCGTCGCGGCTGTTCGGTGCCCCTCCCGGCTACGTCGGCTACGAAGAGGGTGGCCAGCTCACCGAGAAGGTGCGCCGCAAGCCGTTCTCGGTCGTGCTGTTCGACGAGATCGAGAAGGCGCACCAGGAGGTGTACAACACGCTGCTCCAGGTGCTGGAGGACGGCCGGCTGACCGACGGTCAGGGCCGGACGGTGGACTTCAAGAACACCGTCATCATCTTCACGTCCAACCTGGGCACGTCGGACATCTCCAAGGCCGTGGGCCTGGGCTTCACCTCCGGCCAGGACACCGCGTCGAACTACGAGCGGATGAAGAACAAGGTCAACGACGAGCTGAAGAAGCACTTCCGCCCGGAGTTCCTCAACCGCATCGACGACATCATCGTGTTCCACCAGCTGACGCAGGACGAGATCATCAAGATGGTCGACCTGATGATCGCCCGCGTCGAGACGCAGCTGAAGAACAAGGACATGGCGATCGAGCTGACCGACCGGGCCAAGATGCTGCTCGCCAAGCGCGGCTTCGACCCGGTGCTCGGCGCCCGTCCGCTGCGTCGCACGATCCAGCGCGAGATCGAGGACCAGCTCTCGGAGAAGATCCTGTTCGGCGAGATCCAGCCGGGCCAGATCATCATCACCGACGTCGAGGGCTGGGACGGCGAGTCGGAGGCGGACGACAAGGCCCACTTCGTCTTCCGGGGTGAGTCGAAGCCGCTCAGCGTGCCCGACGCTCCGCCGGTCGACCTGGCCGCGTCCTCCGGTGCGAGCGCCGGTGGCGACGCGGGTGAGGGCGAAGCCGATTCGGCCTGA
- the pcp gene encoding pyroglutamyl-peptidase I, giving the protein MRVVLTGFEPFGGDGTNPSWDAVRLVAEQYAAAGSPGGYELVVAELPCEFGRSLDVLRELVGTHAPDVVVCVGQAGGRTGVTPERVAVNLDDARIPDNAGDQPIDVPVVEGGPTAYFGTLPVKACVEALHEADIPASVSHTAGTFVCNHVFYGLMHLAATEFPQLRGGFVHVPYAPGQGHEDAPSLPVETTARALSLIIHTTVTRTTDLHTTAGALH; this is encoded by the coding sequence GTGAGAGTTGTGCTGACGGGCTTCGAACCGTTCGGGGGCGACGGGACCAACCCGTCCTGGGACGCGGTGCGGCTGGTCGCCGAGCAGTACGCGGCGGCCGGTTCGCCCGGCGGGTACGAGCTGGTGGTGGCCGAGCTGCCGTGCGAGTTCGGGCGGTCGCTGGACGTGCTGCGGGAGCTGGTCGGGACGCACGCGCCGGACGTCGTGGTGTGCGTGGGCCAGGCGGGCGGCCGGACGGGCGTGACGCCGGAGCGCGTGGCGGTGAACCTGGACGACGCCCGGATCCCCGACAACGCCGGCGACCAGCCGATCGACGTGCCGGTGGTGGAAGGCGGCCCGACCGCGTACTTCGGCACCCTGCCGGTGAAGGCGTGCGTCGAAGCCCTGCACGAGGCGGACATCCCGGCGTCGGTGTCGCACACGGCGGGGACGTTCGTCTGCAACCACGTGTTCTACGGCCTGATGCACCTGGCGGCCACCGAGTTCCCGCAGCTCAGGGGAGGTTTCGTGCACGTCCCGTACGCGCCGGGCCAAGGCCACGAGGACGCCCCGAGCCTCCCGGTGGAGACCACGGCGCGCGCCCTGTCGCTGATCATCCACACCACCGTCACCCGGACCACCGACCTGCACACCACAGCCGGCGCCCTGCACTAG
- a CDS encoding endonuclease/exonuclease/phosphatase family protein: MADLEVRRPRRKVVTFLLVLATVAFCAAAGLRLLGIDGTRHMVALTALTPYSTAAGVLLGAVALLVRRWALGTVTLLLSLVLVSAVAPRAFPDARPIGVGQDVRVMSVNLEYGRADAAAVVAAARANQVDVLALQELTPGAVDALDRAGLADVLPHRVFLPDSGAAGSGLAARRPLSSRASAPSTFRQARALVDLPGEDLELVSVHTLAPTVPGGTEPWQRDLAGLPKRDLNGPMRVLVGDFNATMDHVGLRRLLNQGYVDAADQVGEGLNPTWPSRGYWPPVVLDHVLVDNRCPVDAFRVLDLPGTDHRGILTRFVVPAS; this comes from the coding sequence GTGGCCGACCTCGAAGTGCGCCGTCCTCGCCGCAAGGTGGTCACGTTCCTGCTGGTGCTGGCCACGGTGGCGTTCTGCGCCGCCGCCGGGCTGCGCCTGCTGGGCATCGACGGCACCCGGCACATGGTCGCCCTCACCGCGCTCACCCCCTATTCCACCGCCGCCGGCGTCCTGCTCGGGGCGGTGGCGCTGCTGGTGCGCCGCTGGGCGCTGGGAACGGTCACGCTGCTGTTGTCGCTGGTCCTGGTCTCGGCCGTCGCGCCACGGGCGTTCCCGGACGCGCGGCCGATCGGGGTCGGGCAGGACGTGCGGGTGATGTCGGTGAACCTGGAGTACGGGCGGGCCGACGCGGCGGCGGTCGTCGCGGCCGCGCGGGCGAACCAGGTCGACGTCCTGGCGTTGCAGGAGCTGACGCCGGGTGCCGTCGACGCGCTCGACCGCGCCGGGCTGGCCGACGTGCTGCCGCACCGGGTGTTCCTGCCGGACTCGGGGGCGGCCGGGTCGGGGCTGGCGGCACGTCGCCCGCTGTCCTCGCGGGCCTCCGCGCCGAGCACGTTCCGGCAGGCCCGCGCGCTGGTCGACCTGCCCGGCGAGGACCTGGAGCTGGTGTCGGTGCACACCCTGGCCCCGACCGTGCCCGGTGGCACCGAGCCGTGGCAGCGCGACCTCGCGGGCCTGCCCAAGCGCGACCTCAACGGGCCGATGCGGGTGCTCGTGGGCGATTTCAACGCCACCATGGACCACGTGGGCCTGCGCCGGCTGCTCAACCAGGGTTATGTCGACGCGGCTGACCAGGTCGGCGAGGGGCTGAACCCGACGTGGCCCTCTCGCGGGTACTGGCCGCCGGTGGTGCTCGACCACGTGCTGGTGGACAACCGGTGCCCGGTCGACGCGTTCCGGGTGCTCGACCTGCCCGGCACGGACCACCGGGGGATCCTCACCCGGTTCGTCGTGCCGGCGTCGTGA
- a CDS encoding SIR2 family NAD-dependent protein deacylase, translated as MDHAALDRAAELISGAQAVLVCAGAGMGVDSGLPDFRGDHGFWRAYPPYERLGLRFAELADPVHFVDDPELAWGFYGHRLDLYRRTEPHAGFAVLRSWGARVFTSNVDGQFQRAGFDHVAEVHGSIHRLQCVEPCTDDVWPADDVLVQVDPETMRAVGPLPACRACGGLARPNILMFGDWSWVPGPSQRALDELTAWRRSVRDLVVLELGAGVAVPTVRRQAELASAASGALIRVNPREPEVRHGRGVSLRMGAAAALAALDRLTTPARRTG; from the coding sequence CTGGACCATGCGGCGCTGGACCGCGCGGCGGAGCTGATCTCCGGCGCGCAGGCGGTGCTGGTGTGCGCGGGCGCGGGGATGGGCGTCGACTCGGGCCTGCCCGACTTCCGGGGCGACCACGGGTTCTGGCGCGCCTACCCGCCGTACGAGCGGCTCGGGCTGCGGTTCGCCGAACTCGCCGACCCGGTGCACTTCGTGGACGACCCGGAACTGGCCTGGGGCTTCTACGGCCACCGGCTCGACCTCTACCGGCGCACCGAGCCGCACGCCGGGTTCGCCGTGCTCCGGTCGTGGGGCGCGCGGGTGTTCACCTCGAACGTCGACGGGCAGTTCCAGCGGGCCGGGTTCGACCACGTCGCCGAGGTGCACGGGTCCATCCACCGCCTCCAGTGCGTCGAGCCGTGCACGGACGACGTGTGGCCGGCCGACGACGTGCTGGTCCAGGTCGACCCGGAGACCATGCGGGCGGTCGGGCCGCTGCCCGCGTGCCGCGCCTGCGGCGGTCTCGCACGGCCCAACATCCTGATGTTCGGGGACTGGTCGTGGGTGCCGGGGCCGAGTCAGCGCGCGCTGGACGAGCTGACCGCGTGGCGGCGGTCGGTCCGCGACCTGGTCGTGCTGGAACTCGGCGCCGGGGTGGCGGTGCCGACCGTGCGCCGGCAGGCGGAGCTGGCCAGTGCCGCGTCCGGCGCGCTGATCAGGGTCAACCCGCGCGAGCCGGAGGTCCGGCACGGGCGCGGGGTGTCGCTGCGGATGGGCGCGGCGGCGGCGCTCGCCGCACTGGACCGGCTCACGACGCCGGCACGACGAACCGGGTGA
- a CDS encoding antibiotic biosynthesis monooxygenase family protein — MAVVKINAIHVPDGSGPELEKRFAARLGAVDSSPGFLGFQLLRPVAGDERYFVVTHWENDEAFDNWRNGSAREAHSGERAKPVGTGSDLLEFEVVLSSQPPRD; from the coding sequence ATGGCGGTTGTCAAGATCAACGCGATCCACGTCCCCGACGGCTCGGGCCCGGAGCTGGAGAAGCGGTTCGCCGCGCGGCTCGGGGCGGTCGACTCGTCGCCCGGGTTCCTCGGCTTCCAGCTGCTGCGGCCGGTCGCCGGCGACGAGCGGTACTTCGTCGTCACCCACTGGGAAAACGACGAGGCCTTCGACAACTGGCGCAACGGCAGCGCCCGCGAGGCGCACTCCGGCGAGCGGGCCAAGCCCGTGGGCACCGGGTCGGACCTGCTGGAGTTCGAGGTCGTGCTCAGCTCCCAGCCCCCACGTGACTGA
- a CDS encoding M1 family metallopeptidase yields the protein MALSSKARPHLLVAALVLVVVGVLVARMPGATPQAVPGSQVPATTTPPVVDSVGGDGAGDPYYPQDGNSGYDVRGYDLAVGYDPATQRLDGKALVTATAMDGLSRFNLDLYELAVSEVSVDGKPAEFRQEGEHELVITPAEPLVKDAEFVVAVTYGGVPTLFQDRALGKSGWQVSASGGAFAAGEPHSATTWFPANDTPRDKASFKLAARVPDGWSVVSNGAEGETTRADGWTTYRWDAPQPMATYLTTIAIDKWTIDRTTLADGTPVVNAFAPGATQARAEQGRLPEVLEFLASKFGPYPFESAGGIFLADDIGFSLETQTRPIYAGWADLETVVHENAHQWFGDSVALRSWADICLNECFASYAQWLWSEGKDGVDLDAKYRGEIARTDDSSSYWNRKLYDMGRGNEFRGVYDKGQLAVHALRRQIGDEPFGKVLQTWTAQHRDGNASWPEFEAHVEQVSGQDLDGFFAAWFHGDKIPSDEYLWPGPLRK from the coding sequence ATGGCTCTGAGCTCCAAGGCCCGCCCTCACCTCCTCGTCGCCGCCCTGGTGCTGGTGGTCGTCGGGGTGCTGGTCGCCCGGATGCCGGGCGCGACGCCGCAGGCCGTGCCCGGGAGTCAAGTGCCGGCGACGACCACGCCCCCGGTGGTCGACTCGGTCGGCGGCGACGGCGCGGGCGACCCGTACTACCCGCAGGACGGCAACTCCGGGTACGACGTGCGCGGGTACGACCTGGCCGTCGGCTACGACCCCGCCACCCAGAGGCTGGACGGGAAAGCGCTGGTCACGGCCACCGCAATGGACGGCCTGAGCCGCTTCAACCTCGACCTGTACGAGCTCGCGGTGTCCGAGGTGTCGGTGGACGGCAAGCCCGCCGAGTTCCGCCAGGAGGGCGAGCACGAACTGGTGATCACCCCCGCCGAGCCGCTGGTGAAGGACGCGGAGTTCGTCGTCGCCGTCACCTACGGCGGCGTGCCGACCCTGTTCCAGGACCGCGCGCTGGGCAAGAGCGGGTGGCAGGTGTCGGCGTCCGGCGGCGCGTTCGCGGCGGGCGAGCCGCACTCGGCGACCACCTGGTTCCCGGCCAACGACACCCCGCGCGACAAGGCGTCGTTCAAGCTCGCGGCCCGCGTCCCGGACGGCTGGTCGGTCGTGTCCAACGGCGCGGAGGGCGAGACGACCCGCGCGGACGGCTGGACCACCTACCGCTGGGACGCGCCGCAGCCCATGGCCACCTACCTGACCACCATCGCGATCGACAAGTGGACGATCGACCGGACCACCCTGGCCGACGGCACGCCCGTGGTGAACGCGTTCGCGCCCGGCGCGACGCAGGCGCGCGCGGAGCAGGGGCGGCTGCCGGAGGTGCTGGAGTTCCTGGCCTCGAAGTTCGGCCCGTACCCGTTCGAGTCGGCGGGCGGCATCTTCCTGGCCGACGACATCGGGTTCTCGCTGGAGACCCAGACCCGGCCGATCTACGCCGGGTGGGCCGACCTGGAGACCGTGGTGCACGAGAACGCCCACCAGTGGTTCGGCGACTCGGTGGCGCTGCGGTCGTGGGCCGACATCTGCCTCAACGAGTGCTTCGCGAGCTACGCCCAGTGGCTGTGGTCCGAGGGCAAGGACGGCGTGGACCTGGACGCCAAGTACCGGGGCGAGATCGCCCGGACCGACGACTCGTCGTCGTACTGGAACCGCAAGCTCTACGACATGGGCCGCGGCAACGAGTTCCGCGGCGTGTACGACAAGGGCCAGCTCGCCGTGCACGCGTTGCGCCGGCAGATCGGCGACGAGCCCTTCGGCAAGGTCCTGCAAACGTGGACCGCGCAGCACCGGGACGGCAACGCGTCGTGGCCCGAGTTCGAGGCGCACGTCGAGCAGGTGTCGGGCCAGGACCTCGACGGGTTCTTCGCCGCGTGGTTCCACGGCGACAAGATCCCCTCCGACGAGTACCTGTGGCCGGGTCCGCTGCGCAAGTAG